A region of the Candidatus Hydrogenedentota bacterium genome:
AGAAATCTCCACACGAAAAAACCGAATTTCTGAAACCGCCCGATCCCACTAACTCCCGTTCCCGTGGCGGCTTATATCAGAACCCGGCGCCGTCTCCCGAGGCGGCTGGCGAGGTTCTAAAACTACGATTTCGCTGGAACTAGCCTACGGCATTCGGACCCCAATCGTCAACAACAAATTTGCGTAGATCCGTTGTTCTCCGGTGACGATGGTCAGGCAGGCGTCATCATCGCCGGCGGCGGTGTAAAATTCGTGCCGATCGAGGGGGGTGAGTTCCAGATCGGGGAGCCTTTCGTGAAATTCTTGAAATATGGGCGGGGTGGAGCCGTCGGCCGGCGCCATCACGTGGGCGGCTTCCACCGGAATGGCCGTCAAGAGGGCCTCCAGGACGTCGGTCACGGTGGGCAGGCCGGGCCGCAAATTGAGATAGACGAGGTCCGCGTTGATTCCGCACTTGGTGCTTGCGGGATAGTTGCCGTCCGCGATCAGGATTTTGGAGCCGTGGCCCGCCGCGCCGATGGCTTCGAGGATTTCCGGGTGAATGAGGGTATGTTTCAGCATGGTTCTTCTTTCTGAGCGCCGCAATCAGCGCAGGCGAATATCGGGCAGGGGGGCTCCACGCATGATGGCGCGGTATCGCGGCGCGAGGGCGGGGTCCCAGGCGAGGGCCTGTTGCATGGCCTGGTTTGCGCCGGCGAAATCGCCGAGGCCCAGTAGGCACTGCCCCGCGCCGAAGGCGGCCCGGGCGGCATCCGCGCGGAACTGCTCCTGCTGGCCCAGGGGCAGCAGGCTTCCGTAAATGGCATAGGCTTCGTTGTAGGCCTGCTGGCGCAGAAGAATGCCGCCGAGCGAGAGGCGCACGGGGATTTCATCGGGCATCAGGCCGGCCGATCCGGAACCGCGCTGGGCGTCGTAGGCGTCCAGCACGGCCTCGTAGTGCCGGCGCGCGCCGGGGAGGTTGATGTCGAGATACTCGTAGGTCACGGCCAGGTTGGAGTGAACCCGGAGGGTATTGGGGTTTTCCGCGAGGGTGGCGCGGAAGATGGATTCGTTGGTTTGCCAGTCCCGGTTGCGCGCGACGGTCTGGAAGAGAAAAACCAGAGCGAGTATGGCGGCGGCGGGGGCCAGCGGGCGTATGGGGAGGTTTTTCGAGGCGTGCAGCACGAGTTCCAGCAGGGCCCACCAGAAGCCGGCCATGGGCACGTACATCCAGTGTTCGGCCATGGGGGCATTGAGGGGGAAAATACCCGAAATCGGGAACCAGGCGGCGAGGAACCAGGCGAATCCAAGCGCAATGCGGTAGTGGCCGGCGCGAATGCTCCAGACGATGGCGGCGGCGCACGCGAGGAGCAGGAGCAGCCCGATAACGGCGGTCCAGGCAGGCACGCCGGCGAGGGTCTGTTCCATGTGGAGGCCAGTCGGGAGAAAGAGGGTCTTAATATAGAAGGCGAATGCCTGGCAGGTTTCAACGAGGCGCTGGCCGATTTCGAGGAGGTGCTGGCCGATTTCGAGGATGCGCTGGCCGAGGCCAATTGCGGCGGAATCGCCACCCTTTTCGAGGAGACGCTGTCCGAGGCCGCTTCCCGCGGATTCGCCGCCTTCGCTGAATTTCAGCACGGTCATGCGGAGTGCGCCGTAGCCCGCGAGGATTGCGGCGGCAAGGGCGAGGGGCGTGCTGCGGGCTTTCCATTCGGCGCGGCCGGGCAGGGCGCCATCCGCCGTGGGCCGGAGTGCGATCAGGAGCAGGAGCAGCAGCGGGTAGATGGTGGAGGATTCTTTGCTGCAGAGGCCGAGGACAAAAAAGAGCCCGCTCAACCCGAGCATGATTGCCCGCCGCTTGCCTTTCGCCTCGGCGGTGGCGCACAGCAGTGCGGCGAGGATGAAGACGGCGGACATCATGTCGGCCCGACCGCTGATATAGGCGACGGCCTCCGTGTGCATCGGGTGGAGGACGAAGAGGATTGGCGCAATGGCCTGGATGGCGCGTGGCGCTTCGAGGCGGACGAGCAGGGCGAACAGCAGGATTGCCGCCGCGATATGCCACAGGATGTTGGTGAGGTGGAAGACAAAGGGCTTTACATCGGGGTAGCCCTTGGCCTCGCTGCTGTCGAGCACTTCGTCATGGGACAGTGCGAAATCCAGCATGAAGCTCACCGAAACGAGGGGGCGATAGAAATTGCCCTGGCCCCGCCCGAACGCGTGTTGGTCTTCACGGAAGAGCTGGAAGAGTTTGCCCGGATCCTGGACATGCTCGTGCAGGAGGACGGAGGAGACATCGTCCCAGACCCAGTCGCCGGCGAAGGTATTGGCGTAGGCGAGGAAGCCCGACAGGATGATAGCCCCGGCCACAATTGCGAAGAAATGCTTGTTTGACATGTACACCTCAGGCCATGCGGAAACCCGTGCGCCCCGCCGCGGACAGCCTAGCGCATCGCGGCGGGCCGGGGCAATAAAAAAGCTGGCGCGCGCGATAGCGCACGCCAGCGGGTAGCTTCACGGTACGGGGCGGTCAGTTGTTTCGCGGCCCCGGCACCTCCCAGGTTTCGCCGGGGAGGCGGAGGTATTCGAATTCCACGGCGGACTGAGCCCCAATCACGCGGACGAGGCGGAGTATGTCCTTCCCTTCCTCGTCCGGATAGAACTCTTCACCTTCGCGTACGCGCAGGTCGTCCTTCTTTCGGGTCTTGGGGTCGATGACCGAGAGGAACACGACGAGGTCCCCGGCGTCAATGGTCGCGAAGCCGGTCACCTGGATCCAGGGGCGCGCGAGCATGAGGTCGGCCCTACGCCGTTGGGTGGTATAACGCTGGCTGGTCGGATTGAGCTGTTTATGCACGTCGAGCAATGCGTCCAGCGCGTACCATTGTTCGTTGTCGGAGGCCTGTCCGATGGCGGTGGAAATATCGCGCTCGATGTTTCCGACGGCTTCCGGCTCATTAATCTCGGTGCTGTACTGGGACTGCTTGGTGCGGAAGGCGCTGATAACCGGCTCTTTCATGCCATCCATGAACCCGCCGTTCACGCCGGCGAAGAGCGGCTGCAACGCGGCCTTGTAGTCCGAATAGATTTCCTGGGTTGTCTTTGGCGGCGGCGCCTCGGGTTCGGGCGGGGCTGCGGGTTCCGATTTGCAGCCCGCGATCATGGGTATCGCGGCGAGGATGGTGAGTGGCAGGATAAACAAATGTCGCATCGCGGCAACTCCTTGGTTAAGGCGGTATTCACGAAGGAAGGGTAACACAGGAAGCGCGGGTCTTACAAACATGATTCCGTAAAACGGGTAAACTACGTGAATCCGCATGGGCTGGCGACGTGATGGGGCCGCGATCGGCGTATTCGCCCCGCCCCCGGGTTTTATGTATAATGAGGTTCAACGCCATTGCGGACGCGGGGCAGGGAAACGACAGGAAGCCGTAAATGAGTAGAATCCTTCTGGTTGACGACGACGTCGATTTGTCGGAACTCATCAAGACCAAACTGAACGCGGAGGGCCACGAGACCCACGTGATAAACACGGGGGAGGGCGCTTTTGAGTTTGCGAAGCGCGTGAAGCCGGATATCTCGATACTGGATATCATGCTTCCCGGGGTGACGGGGTATCAAATCTGCCGGCGTATGCGGAAGGATCCGGAGCTGTACAAGCACGCAATTCTGGTGCTTACGGCGCTTGGCGAGGAACCGGAGATCCTGCACGGGCTGGAGCAGGGCGCGGATGACTACCTGGTGAAGCCATTCAAGCTTGAGCGGCTGATGGACAAGATCGCGTCGCTCACGGCGCTGACCGCGTCGCTCGGGAATCGCAACCGGGTTACGAATTTGCCGGGCACGGACGCGGCGAAGCGCGAGATCAATCACCTGCTGGCGCGGGACACAGCGATCGCGGTGGTCTATATCGACATGATTGGCTACAAGGCGTATTGCGCGACGCGCGGCGCGGACGGGCAGCAGAAGGCGCTGGAGTTCATGGCGCGGCTGCTGGTGAGCATGGCGCGGGACATGGGCTTCTACGAGAGTTTCATCGCGCACATGGGCGGGGAACATTTTGTGGTGTCGCTGAAGCTGGAGGACCACGAGCGCTTCACGCAGAGCCTGTGTAGCCAGTTTGACCGGCAGGTGGAGGAGCTTTACACGCCCGAAGAGGTCCAGAAGGGCTACGTCAAGGCGACGGATCGCCAGGGGAATGAGGTGCGCTGCAAGTTGATGGCGCTTTCGGTTGGCGTGGCGCACACGCAATACCGTTCCTTCAAGAGCGCGAAGAAGATGTTTGAGGTGCTGGCGCAGGTGCGTCAGATGGCGCACCCGAAAGATGGCAAGAGCGCGGCCTTCGTGGATCGCCGCCGCAGCGATCGGTGAATCCATGCGCTATTTTCTGGCCGCCGGCGCCGCGTGTTTTGTGGCGCTGGCGGCCTTTTTCACTATCCTCAACATGCGGGAGCTGCCGCCAGGCGAGCTTGCCCGGCGGTGTGCGGCGTGTGCGCCGGCCTGGGACGGCTACCAGGAGGAAATCAAGGCCATAGGCGCGCGCCCCGTGGCGCGTTGGCGCGGCGAGCCGGTTTGGATGGCCGCGGGCCCCGGTGGCGTGCGGCTTGCGATGTCGCTCTCGCCGCCCTGGGACGCCTATGAGGCGGCATTGCCGTTGTTGCTTCGCGAGCCCGGGGGGCAGGTGTTCCGGAATAGCGGCGTAGAAGCGGAGGGGCCGCTTCGCGTGTATGTATTTCCGCCGGTCGCGGAGCCGGGAGCGCCCGATCCCGTCTGGCTGGAGATTCAGTACCCGCACGTCAAGCGCCGCCTTCACCTCGATGGCAATGGCCGCTGGCGGGCGGCCCCGGGCTCGTAGCGCCGCCGGGACACGGCCATTCCGTTTGTGGTACGATGCCGTGCGGTTCGGCGGCGCCTGTTCCGGCGCGGTTCTTGAGGAGCACATGCACAAGGCGGAACGGCTCTTTCAGCTGGTGATGCTACTTCGCCGCTCGCGCACGATAACGGCGCGGGACCTCGCGATCGCGCTCGAGGTCTCTGATCGCACCATTTACCGCGATATTCAATCGTTGATTCTGTCGGGCGTACCGGTGGAGGGCGAGGCGGGCGTGGGGTATATCTTGCGCCGCGACTTTGACCTGCCGCCGCTGATGTTCAGCCGCGAGGAAGCCCAGGCGCTCTCGCTGGGTGCGCAGATGGTGCAGGCGTGGGGCGATCCCGCGCTGGAACAGGCGGCCCGCGCGGTGCTCGACAAGGTGCGGGCGGTGGCCCCGCCGGCGCTGCTTTCGGAGTTCGAAAGCCGAACCCTGCGCGTTCCGGATTTTCACATTGATCCCTTCGTTCGCGAGAAGCTGGGGATTGTCCGTGAGGGCATCGTGCGCTGCGAAAGAATCCAATTCGAATACGAGCGCGCGGATGGCGCGGCGTCGTCGCGGACGGCGCGTCCCCTGGGCCTGTTTTTCTGGGGAAGCGTGTGGTCGTTCGCGGCGTGGTGCGAACTCCGGCGCGCATTCAGAAATTTCCGTGTGGATCGCGCGAGCGCGATTTCGCTGACCGGCGAGCGTTTTGTAACCGAGCCAGGGAAGACCCTGGAGGCGTATATAGCATCCGTTGAAAAGGAGGTATGGTAAGCAATGAAAGTGAGATTCAGACAGATCCTGATCGCCGCGGCCGCGCTTTGCGCCGGCGCGGCTTCCGCGGCGGACGCCGGTCCGAAAAACGTGATTCTGATGGTGGGCGACGGCATGGGATTTCATCAGGTGCAGGCGGCGAGCCTGTATGTGTATGGCGAGCCGAAGGGGCAGCCCTACTGGGAATTTCAGACGCTCGCGATGACGACGTATTCTTCGGATGGCGAAGGATACGATCCCGCCCTGGCGGCGGCGG
Encoded here:
- a CDS encoding RbsD/FucU family protein, encoding MLKHTLIHPEILEAIGAAGHGSKILIADGNYPASTKCGINADLVYLNLRPGLPTVTDVLEALLTAIPVEAAHVMAPADGSTPPIFQEFHERLPDLELTPLDRHEFYTAAGDDDACLTIVTGEQRIYANLLLTIGVRMP
- a CDS encoding response regulator; protein product: MSRILLVDDDVDLSELIKTKLNAEGHETHVINTGEGAFEFAKRVKPDISILDIMLPGVTGYQICRRMRKDPELYKHAILVLTALGEEPEILHGLEQGADDYLVKPFKLERLMDKIASLTALTASLGNRNRVTNLPGTDAAKREINHLLARDTAIAVVYIDMIGYKAYCATRGADGQQKALEFMARLLVSMARDMGFYESFIAHMGGEHFVVSLKLEDHERFTQSLCSQFDRQVEELYTPEEVQKGYVKATDRQGNEVRCKLMALSVGVAHTQYRSFKSAKKMFEVLAQVRQMAHPKDGKSAAFVDRRRSDR
- a CDS encoding glucosyltransferase domain-containing protein, producing the protein MSNKHFFAIVAGAIILSGFLAYANTFAGDWVWDDVSSVLLHEHVQDPGKLFQLFREDQHAFGRGQGNFYRPLVSVSFMLDFALSHDEVLDSSEAKGYPDVKPFVFHLTNILWHIAAAILLFALLVRLEAPRAIQAIAPILFVLHPMHTEAVAYISGRADMMSAVFILAALLCATAEAKGKRRAIMLGLSGLFFVLGLCSKESSTIYPLLLLLLIALRPTADGALPGRAEWKARSTPLALAAAILAGYGALRMTVLKFSEGGESAGSGLGQRLLEKGGDSAAIGLGQRILEIGQHLLEIGQRLVETCQAFAFYIKTLFLPTGLHMEQTLAGVPAWTAVIGLLLLLACAAAIVWSIRAGHYRIALGFAWFLAAWFPISGIFPLNAPMAEHWMYVPMAGFWWALLELVLHASKNLPIRPLAPAAAILALVFLFQTVARNRDWQTNESIFRATLAENPNTLRVHSNLAVTYEYLDINLPGARRHYEAVLDAYDAQRGSGSAGLMPDEIPVRLSLGGILLRQQAYNEAYAIYGSLLPLGQQEQFRADAARAAFGAGQCLLGLGDFAGANQAMQQALAWDPALAPRYRAIMRGAPLPDIRLR
- a CDS encoding YafY family transcriptional regulator gives rise to the protein MHKAERLFQLVMLLRRSRTITARDLAIALEVSDRTIYRDIQSLILSGVPVEGEAGVGYILRRDFDLPPLMFSREEAQALSLGAQMVQAWGDPALEQAARAVLDKVRAVAPPALLSEFESRTLRVPDFHIDPFVREKLGIVREGIVRCERIQFEYERADGAASSRTARPLGLFFWGSVWSFAAWCELRRAFRNFRVDRASAISLTGERFVTEPGKTLEAYIASVEKEVW